The Alnus glutinosa chromosome 3, dhAlnGlut1.1, whole genome shotgun sequence nucleotide sequence gaacttACGGTCACGGCAGATTTGACGGAAGGTTTTGTACTCTGTGGCTCCGCCGTGAGAGGAGGAATCCGTATCCGAAAATGACATTGTTGCAGCAGAAGATTTGGTTTCAAACacaaattagaaaaatgaaatcagagagagagagagagggagagctgcGCGTATGTTTGAGAGACGAGAAAGGAGGAATCGTCTGAGAAGGTCGTTATATTGCGAGGGACGTGTAATTTGGAACGGGAATTTCGCCAAAGTTTACAGGGATAAATTTGGGGAgtacaaaatttattttaaatgtatATCTCATgaaaagcaaataaataaaataatttttttgaggaTTGCTCccatttcatttccttttgcaACGGACTCGTTTCAAGGTTGGAGGAAATTACACATCGACCCCTAGGGTCCGGCGAAAATTCCCGTTGACCCTTCAACGTCACCTGTTCAGTGTTCACCATGACATGGCATGGTTCACATTTGAATGGGATTAACTTCAAATTCAATTGATATCCTTGGAACTTTCCTcttgcttttgcttttgtttttgttttgttttttttttttttgaaaaactacATTTAGGATCTGTTTgggtttacaattttaaaaagtgcaatttttaaataacgattctaaaatgtgcgatttgaaaagtgatttttaaaaacgtggttaagcgtttgacaaattGCAGTTTGACTTTTTAAATCTTAGGTTAGTCTCTAAAActatgatttttcaaaaaaagtcCACTTGCTTGCTATTTCGAAAAgcaattttatgcattttcaaatcggaATTTTTTAAAAGTGCAATTTCAAGCGattcattttttacaattttgtttaaaatcgcactttttacttacaaaatcgcaattttacTCTTCAAATTACATTGACCTCTCAAACTTTTACAAGTTTGAAAATCCTTACGATCGAAGAGGGttaagtaaaaaatttaaataatttgaaaggtAAATTTCAACTTTTAAAGTTTGAAAGGAATATTGCAATTAGGGTGTAAATTTAAAGGAAATAAgtgtaattttccttattttttgaCATTCCGTGAGGGCGCATAATCATAAATCAATATCCAACTTCTcaagcttcttttatttttttaaaaatagtatatatatatatatatatatatatatatatataaattaatagaaaGCCCCATCTTCCACTTGCCATTGTATtgctgagaaaaaaataaaataaaaagaaaaggtagaTCGAATATGAACACAAACAACCTTCTAACTTCTAAGAGTATGTTGGAAGTGAAGCTGCATGAGTACAGGggaaaaatgatagaattatTCACAGTGAACAACAGGTGCACTTGACCAAGACACAATAGAGTGGAGTCCAATTATGAGTGCAGGAATCACTCCCCCGAGTACTGAGTATGCATGCTTGTTGTGATCCAAAGTCTTGACTGAAGTGCTAGTGAAATGAGACCATATCAAGTAAAAGGAAATTCtctttataatatatatagtgagTTTAGTTTTAGAGGTGCGtgtttgtgtatgtgtgtgcataataaatttatatacatattataaaaCATATGTATAAATTCGAGATTAGTTTATTTAAGATTCgagttaatttattaattaactcaaatgataaaattgtatcaataattaattaattaatgattagcATAGAgttgagaaggaaaaaaaaatttatgatatttattttttataagaaataaataagttaattgagtagCTCGTAAATATATAAGCTCAAATTCATTCGAAAAACAAATGAGCTAAACTTAAACTCGTTtcatattcaaaataaaattatgggcAAATAGTACTATTGGTCCATGTGATTatcctaaattataaatcactcaatctgatatcaaaattaaattggAGATCCTtgtggttgacttaatttacaaattgttccctagagtcaaattccattaaaatctTTAACAGATTCTATTAGGCGTTATGTCAGTGTCAATAAGATAGCGAcgactttaaaaattaataaaaaaaattaattttttaaaagatggcGTGtcgattttaataaaaaaaatataaataaataaaacttaaaaaattatatattttttttaaaaaaaaaaattgaaaagaaaaaaagaggtagATGCCAGTCGGACAGCCAatcctttgggggtggccgcatgCCACTCCTAGATGCCTTTCGGAGTGGCTTGCGGGCTATCtctggccactgggggtggctactccttttctatttttatttttatttttatttttttcttttaaattgtaCCAACAACTTATATGAACATTTGAAGAGGCGATTCTTTCCTCCTCCGTGTGCATGATCCGGGGATTTGGTAcctctaattattattattatttttttatatttatatattttaaaaatgataatgaATTCATTCGTAGCTTGAAAACAGCACGAGCATCAAAAGCTCTAAAGCATTggacctcatttttttttttttttttttttttctgagctgTTAAAGCATTAGACATTTTCTGAGCTGTTAAAGCATTGGACATTTTAACCATGAGAACACAATcgataaattaattaaagtcGCGAGTCCCACGAAAGAGCGCCTTTGACATGGCATACCTTAAATTaaggttttctttgttttattgtttacaaCAGGACGTACACCAGCAAaagcttttatttcttttatttctgcGCGCGTGGGTCACGGGTCTCATTTCTTGGTCTTGGCCGGTGGTGGGAAGGCAGTCAGCACGCTAAATCTGGACCATTAAAAATACTACAACGTACACAATAGAGAAAATGCAGAGAGGAGAATACACGACGCCTTACATATCAAACTAATGGCATGCATGCAGATTCTTGAACTAGAGAAAACCCTTTTCTTTGCAGCATTGAATAGCTTCATCAAACATTTCATTGAGCCCATACTTATATTCGAAGCCAGAATCCAATAGCTTCTTCGATGAGAGACTCGGTATTTTATAACCTCCAATTTCCTTCAAAGAACTGCACCACCAACTTTGAGattaaaggaaaagaagattTACGATTTTAGTTTCTATAATAAATGGAGATCGATCGAAGGATAATAGAACTCACTCTGGTGTTGGTATTTGAAATTCTGGGTACCTAGCAGAAAGAAATTCAGGCATCTGTTCATTTGTTAGGAGATCTGATGAGCAAATATACCTTCCTTTTGCTGTAGAACTTTCAAGGAGAAAAATATGTGCTCTGGCCACGTCATCTACGTGGACCATGCATATATTGATAAATGTACCATATTGATCCTTGTCACCTGCATGCAGAGGTATAAGTTAGAAGTAGTTCCATTTCAGGAAATTgtagaaaaaacaaattctttgatttgcttctttcattttcttccatATGAAATTTGACACCAAATCCTCTTTTATTGTAATATAACAAAACCTACCAACAAGAAATAATAGAGATTAATTCCTTAGGTAATTAAGTGATCATCTAGGACTACCTATATTAGAACCTAGAATATTTAAGTTGTAAGATGTTATTCGAGGGTAAatttacaattaattaataagctaGGATCCTGTTCCAAAAAATTATCGGAATTTATACGAGAGAGATTTATTTGTGATATGTAcatttatctcaagaaaattatatgatatgataattttttatatgacccATGAAACCTCAAATCAAGAATTGGGCCTCACAATCACTAGCCAATATGCTTTTCTCTCATGCCTTTCTTCATTCATAGTTCGACATTTAcgagttagggttaattagggCTGGGGGTCATACTCATGCAATTAAATTGGTCGGATTATAGTTGGCTTATATACTCTTATATTCATGTTTTGACACGACTAGAACCCGATAAGCGAACACGACCCACAAACCGACATGAACCCAATACGAAATTAACGGGTTAAAGTTGAAGAActtaaccaatttaattaaataaatcatattagcaTTGATTGATATAACTTTATATTCATGCTTCGACACTCGAACATGAATTGCCGCTGcccaaaaaattacataaatttatTTGCCACAAAGTCAAGCCACACGAACAATATAGTAATTAACTTTCGAAAGAAAAATTAGAACACATACCGAAGACCATAGCCAATGTTGAGCGAACAGAGCCTGGTAACTTGGGACAAATGAAGGGTCCAACAACAAAGGAAGGAATTATGGTTACGACATCCAATCCATGTTTTTCTCCAAACTCAAGGACTGCCTTTTCAGTTAATGTCTTGGAAATCGTGTAGGAACCTGAACCTGAATTACTTCCGAATAGTTTTAGAGCTTTAACTTTAAGGAAATCTACATCGCTCCAAAAGCTCTCATCCATTTCATCTGCCTCCACGCCATTAAATACGACAGCTGATGCACTGGAAGTGTATACAACTCGCTTCACGGTCTTGGAATTTAGGCATGCTTGTAAGATACCCAGTGCTCCACTGATCGCTCTTTTGGTCACTATTTCTTCAGGTTCTCTGTCTTGGAGATCAACCGGAGTAGCCACGTGGAAGACGCCGATGCATCCTTCAATGGGTGCATTGAAACTCTCTGGATCACTCAGATCTGCGTTGAAGATTTGGAGCTTTTCCGATGCTCCTGGCAGACTTGTAAGAAAGCTAGTGTCTTTCTTTTGCTCTGTTCAGTGTAAGAAATAAAGATAATTTAAAATCTCCCAGAAGTCGCTGagcaaaaaattaataaattaaaacgaccattgaaataaaatagtatatatacaaaGACACCCAAAAAGGAAAGCCATGGACGTGTTGTTCTTGATCTTATGAATATAGTAAATATACCACGAAGATCAGGATCAGGCATGGATGCATTTTCTTTGACCTTTGCAGAGAATTAAGTGGCTTACCAGCGTTAGATCTAACGGTGGTTCGGACATAGTAACCACGGTCAAGGAGCCTCTTGATCAGCGATGATCCTATAAATCCTGTACCACCTGTAACGCATACTGGACCTTTATCTccttccatctctctctctctctctctcgactctGTGAATGTGTAGTTCTCTATGTGATAGATGAAAGTAAAAGCACCAACAATAcacttaaaacaaattaaaatattgttaaaataattacaaatagtaaaAAATGGGTCAAACAAATTATCTAATCCTCTCAAAGAACCGCATAAGGCGGTTATATAAGCTAAAGAAGGTACAAATTAAGACAAGCCTATCTATAAATGGTTAGGCCTTAATTATACAATACAATGGAAACAACAACCGCATGAAGGAGGGTGAAGCGGTAAAAGTACTGTTAAAAGGAAAATTGTGCAAATCTTCAAGAAGAGGTGCATGCCTATCTATAAATATGCAACATATCaaattgttggaaataattttggatggtgcacaaaattcttgttgaaataaaataataggaatatgaaaaatcaacaataaaataattaaaatacaagAGATGAAAAATGGAATAAGGAAATATCTCTTAATGCTATAGAATTACGTAAGAGTGTtatccttaaaggttgatttgtGCATTCTGAAGTatataactcggtgtgatcaAATCCTTTGACACGCAACCTCCCATGATTAGACTATAACGTCTACCTTCATTCAGAGCACACTTCCAAAAACGAAGGTTAATAAAACAaccctttgatttttctttataaaaataatctCATAATCTTTTTGGAGCAATATCATGGAAAATAAAGaattgtgtgtgtatatatatatatatatatatatatatatatatatatagcatccTTCTTGCAGGAGCTCGAACTTCAGCTCGAGCCTTAGAAGGAAGCAAGCACAGGGATTCACTTGATCAAACGGAGCCAGCTGTTAATTGCAGAAGTATCGAGATTCAGAAAGGATGATAGGGATTCTCCGACTATCCAAACTTGACGTCTCTTTCAGTTCCCGCTTCGAATGGGAGATGCGACCATCACGACTTGACAACTGAACCATATGTCTGTATTAATGAATGTATGGGGAAGCCAGGCATACTCATCCAACATCTAGATAATCTAGTCGGGATGAGATACATAAAACACTGGAGAGAAGGGAATGTTGGCGTGAGTTGTCAATTAAGAGATAATTCAGCATTGATGGTAGCATAGATTTAGCCTTAATTGTTGACATTCAGCATTGATGTTAGTAGGTAATTGCTGACTTTCAGCATTGTAATGATTATTCTATTTTCTATATAAGATGCAACCCTCACAAAGAGAGGAAttgaactcaaaaaaaaaaaaaaaaaaaaaaaaatttgacatggtatcagagcatctCACGATCCGGTTCCTTGTTCACGCCAGCCCTAGGATTTAGCCTCTTATCTACCTATGGCAGCCACCGAAACACCAACCTAGATAGAGGAATCCACCACCGACGGGATTCTCTCTGAATTACTCACCTCCAAGATGGCCGAAGCTCTGTCCAAAGCCCAGGCCTCAACCGTGACCTCAGAACCTG carries:
- the LOC133864736 gene encoding vestitone reductase-like gives rise to the protein MEGDKGPVCVTGGTGFIGSSLIKRLLDRGYYVRTTVRSNAEQKKDTSFLTSLPGASEKLQIFNADLSDPESFNAPIEGCIGVFHVATPVDLQDREPEEIVTKRAISGALGILQACLNSKTVKRVVYTSSASAVVFNGVEADEMDESFWSDVDFLKVKALKLFGSNSGSGSYTISKTLTEKAVLEFGEKHGLDVVTIIPSFVVGPFICPKLPGSVRSTLAMVFGDKDQYGTFINICMVHVDDVARAHIFLLESSTAKGRYICSSDLLTNEQMPEFLSARYPEFQIPTPDSLKEIGGYKIPSLSSKKLLDSGFEYKYGLNEMFDEAIQCCKEKGFL